The Pan paniscus chromosome 3, NHGRI_mPanPan1-v2.0_pri, whole genome shotgun sequence genome includes a window with the following:
- the NEIL3 gene encoding endonuclease 8-like 3 isoform X1 — MVEGPGCTLNGEKIRARVLPGQAVTGVRGSALRSLQGRALRLAASTAVVSPQAAALNNNDSSQNVLSLFNGYVYSGVETLGKELFMYFGPKALRIHFGMKGFIMINPLEYKYKNGASPVLEVQLTKDLICFFDSSVELRNSMESQQRIRMMKELDVCSPEFSFLRAESEVKKQKGRMLGDVLMDQNVLPGVGNIIKNEALFDSGLHPAVKVCQLTDEQIHHLMKMIRDFSILFYRCRKAGLALSKHYKVYKRPNCGQCHCRITVCRFGDNNRMTYFCPHCQKENPQHVDICKLPTRNTIISWTSSRVDHVMDSVAQKSEEHWTCVVCTLINKPSSKACDACLTSRPIDSVLKSEENSTVFSHLMKYPCNTFGKPHTEVKINRKTAFGTTTLVLTDFSNKSSTLERKTKQNQILDEEFQNSPPTDVCLNDIQHPSKKTTNDITQLSSKVNISPTISSESKLFSPAHKKLKTAHYSSPELKSCNPGYSNSGPCTLNPDSPRCSKHNRLCILQVVRKDGENKGRQFYACPLPREAQCGFFEWADLSFPFCNHGKRSIMRTVLKIGPNNGKDFFVCPLGKEKQCNFFQWAENGPGIKIIPGC; from the exons GCTGCTGCGCTGAATAATAATGATTCCAGCCAGAATGTCTTGAGCCTGTTTAATGGATATGTTTACAGTGGCGTGGAAACTTTGGGGAAGGAGCTCTTTATGTACTTTGGACCAAAAGCCTTACG GATTCATTTCGGAATGAAAGGCTTCATCATGATTAATCCACTtgagtataaatataaaaatggagcTTCTCCTGTTTTGGAAGTGCAGCTCACCAAAGATTTGATTTGTTTCTTTGACTCATCAGTAGAACTcag AAACTCAATGGAAAGCCAACAGAGAATAAGAATGATGAAAGAATTAGATGTATGTTCACCTGAATTTAGTTTCTTGAGAGCAGAAAGTGaagttaaaaaacagaaaggcCGGATGCTAGGTGATGTGCTAATGGATCAGAACGTATTGCCTGGAGTAGGGAACATCATCAAAAATGAAGCTCTCTTTGACAGTGGTCTCCACCCAGCTGTTAAA GTTTGTCAATTAACAGATGAACAGATCCATCACCTCATGAAAATGATACGTGATTTCAGCATTCTCTTTTACAGG tgccgTAAAGCAGGACTTGCTCTCTCTAAACACTATAAGGTTTACAAGCGTCCTAATTGTGGTCAGTGCCACTGCAGAATAACTGTGTGCCGCTTTGGGGACAATAACAGAATGACATATTTCTGTCCTCACTGTCAAAAAGAAAATCCTCAACATGTTGACATATG CAAGCTACCGACTAGAAATACTATAATCAGTTGGACATCTAGCAGGGTGGATCATGTTATGGACTCCGTGGCTCAGAAGTCGGAAGAGCACTGGACCTGTGTGGTGTGTACTTTAATCAATAAACCCTCTTCTAAGGCATGTGATGCTTGCTTGACCTCAAGGCCTATTG aTTCAGTGCTCAAGAGTGAAGAAAATTCTACTGTCTTTAGCCACTTAATGAAGTACCCATGTAATACTTTTGGAAAACCTCATACAGAAGTCAAGATCAACAGGAAAACTGCATTTGGAACCACAACTCTTGTCTTGACTGATTTTAGCAATAAATCCAGTactttggaaagaaaaacaaagcaaaaccagaTACTAGATGAGGAGTTTCAAAACTCTCCTCCTACTGATGTTTGTTTGAATGATATACAGCACCCCTCCAAGAAGACAACAAACGATATAACTCAACTATCCAGCAAAGTAAACATATCACCTACAATCAGTTCAGAATCTAAATTATTTAGTCCAGCacataaaaaactgaaaacagcccACTACTCATCACCAGAGCTTAAAAGCTGCAACCCTGGATATTCTAACAG TGGCCCTTGTACCTTAAATCCTGACAGCCCTCGCTGCAGTAAACACAACCGCCTCTGCATTCTCCAAGTTGTGAGGAAGGATGGGGAAAACAAGGGCAGGCAGTTTTATGCCTGTCCTCTACCTAGAGAAGCACAATGTGGATTTTTTGAA TGGGCAGATTTGTCCTTCCCATTCTGCAACCATGGCAAGCGTtccatcatgagaacagtattgaAGATTGGACCTAACAATGGaaaggatttttttgtgtgtcctcttggGAAGGAAAAACAATGCAATTTTTTCCAGTGGGCAGAAAATGGACCAGGAATAAAAATTATTCCTGGATGCTAA
- the NEIL3 gene encoding endonuclease 8-like 3 isoform X2: MVEGPGCTLNGEKIRARVLPGQAVTGVRGSALRSLQGRALRLAASTAVVSPQAAALNNNDSSQNVLSLFNGYVYSGVETLGKELFMYFGPKALRIHFGMKGFIMINPLEYKYKNGASPVLEVQLTKDLICFFDSSVELRNSMESQQRIRMMKELDVCSPEFSFLRAESEVKKQKGRMLGDVLMDQNVLPGVGNIIKNEALFDSGLHPAVKVCQLTDEQIHHLMKMIRDFSILFYRCRKAGLALSKHYKVYKRPNCGQCHCRITVCRFGDNNRMTYFCPHCQKENPQHVDICKLPTRNTIISWTSSRVDHVMDSVAQKSEEHWTCVVCTLINKPSSKACDACLTSRPIDSVLKSEENSTVFSHLMKYPCNTFGKPHTEVKINRKTAFGTTTLVLTDFSNKSSTLERKTKQNQILDEEFQNSPPTDVCLNDIQHPSKKTTNDITQLSSKVNISPTISSESKLFSPAHKKLKTAHYSSPELKSCNPGYSNSPRCSKHNRLCILQVVRKDGENKGRQFYACPLPREAQCGFFEWADLSFPFCNHGKRSIMRTVLKIGPNNGKDFFVCPLGKEKQCNFFQWAENGPGIKIIPGC, translated from the exons GCTGCTGCGCTGAATAATAATGATTCCAGCCAGAATGTCTTGAGCCTGTTTAATGGATATGTTTACAGTGGCGTGGAAACTTTGGGGAAGGAGCTCTTTATGTACTTTGGACCAAAAGCCTTACG GATTCATTTCGGAATGAAAGGCTTCATCATGATTAATCCACTtgagtataaatataaaaatggagcTTCTCCTGTTTTGGAAGTGCAGCTCACCAAAGATTTGATTTGTTTCTTTGACTCATCAGTAGAACTcag AAACTCAATGGAAAGCCAACAGAGAATAAGAATGATGAAAGAATTAGATGTATGTTCACCTGAATTTAGTTTCTTGAGAGCAGAAAGTGaagttaaaaaacagaaaggcCGGATGCTAGGTGATGTGCTAATGGATCAGAACGTATTGCCTGGAGTAGGGAACATCATCAAAAATGAAGCTCTCTTTGACAGTGGTCTCCACCCAGCTGTTAAA GTTTGTCAATTAACAGATGAACAGATCCATCACCTCATGAAAATGATACGTGATTTCAGCATTCTCTTTTACAGG tgccgTAAAGCAGGACTTGCTCTCTCTAAACACTATAAGGTTTACAAGCGTCCTAATTGTGGTCAGTGCCACTGCAGAATAACTGTGTGCCGCTTTGGGGACAATAACAGAATGACATATTTCTGTCCTCACTGTCAAAAAGAAAATCCTCAACATGTTGACATATG CAAGCTACCGACTAGAAATACTATAATCAGTTGGACATCTAGCAGGGTGGATCATGTTATGGACTCCGTGGCTCAGAAGTCGGAAGAGCACTGGACCTGTGTGGTGTGTACTTTAATCAATAAACCCTCTTCTAAGGCATGTGATGCTTGCTTGACCTCAAGGCCTATTG aTTCAGTGCTCAAGAGTGAAGAAAATTCTACTGTCTTTAGCCACTTAATGAAGTACCCATGTAATACTTTTGGAAAACCTCATACAGAAGTCAAGATCAACAGGAAAACTGCATTTGGAACCACAACTCTTGTCTTGACTGATTTTAGCAATAAATCCAGTactttggaaagaaaaacaaagcaaaaccagaTACTAGATGAGGAGTTTCAAAACTCTCCTCCTACTGATGTTTGTTTGAATGATATACAGCACCCCTCCAAGAAGACAACAAACGATATAACTCAACTATCCAGCAAAGTAAACATATCACCTACAATCAGTTCAGAATCTAAATTATTTAGTCCAGCacataaaaaactgaaaacagcccACTACTCATCACCAGAGCTTAAAAGCTGCAACCCTGGATATTCTAACAG CCCTCGCTGCAGTAAACACAACCGCCTCTGCATTCTCCAAGTTGTGAGGAAGGATGGGGAAAACAAGGGCAGGCAGTTTTATGCCTGTCCTCTACCTAGAGAAGCACAATGTGGATTTTTTGAA TGGGCAGATTTGTCCTTCCCATTCTGCAACCATGGCAAGCGTtccatcatgagaacagtattgaAGATTGGACCTAACAATGGaaaggatttttttgtgtgtcctcttggGAAGGAAAAACAATGCAATTTTTTCCAGTGGGCAGAAAATGGACCAGGAATAAAAATTATTCCTGGATGCTAA
- the NEIL3 gene encoding endonuclease 8-like 3 isoform X4: MKGFIMINPLEYKYKNGASPVLEVQLTKDLICFFDSSVELRNSMESQQRIRMMKELDVCSPEFSFLRAESEVKKQKGRMLGDVLMDQNVLPGVGNIIKNEALFDSGLHPAVKVCQLTDEQIHHLMKMIRDFSILFYRCRKAGLALSKHYKVYKRPNCGQCHCRITVCRFGDNNRMTYFCPHCQKENPQHVDICKLPTRNTIISWTSSRVDHVMDSVAQKSEEHWTCVVCTLINKPSSKACDACLTSRPIDSVLKSEENSTVFSHLMKYPCNTFGKPHTEVKINRKTAFGTTTLVLTDFSNKSSTLERKTKQNQILDEEFQNSPPTDVCLNDIQHPSKKTTNDITQLSSKVNISPTISSESKLFSPAHKKLKTAHYSSPELKSCNPGYSNSGPCTLNPDSPRCSKHNRLCILQVVRKDGENKGRQFYACPLPREAQCGFFEWADLSFPFCNHGKRSIMRTVLKIGPNNGKDFFVCPLGKEKQCNFFQWAENGPGIKIIPGC; the protein is encoded by the exons ATGAAAGGCTTCATCATGATTAATCCACTtgagtataaatataaaaatggagcTTCTCCTGTTTTGGAAGTGCAGCTCACCAAAGATTTGATTTGTTTCTTTGACTCATCAGTAGAACTcag AAACTCAATGGAAAGCCAACAGAGAATAAGAATGATGAAAGAATTAGATGTATGTTCACCTGAATTTAGTTTCTTGAGAGCAGAAAGTGaagttaaaaaacagaaaggcCGGATGCTAGGTGATGTGCTAATGGATCAGAACGTATTGCCTGGAGTAGGGAACATCATCAAAAATGAAGCTCTCTTTGACAGTGGTCTCCACCCAGCTGTTAAA GTTTGTCAATTAACAGATGAACAGATCCATCACCTCATGAAAATGATACGTGATTTCAGCATTCTCTTTTACAGG tgccgTAAAGCAGGACTTGCTCTCTCTAAACACTATAAGGTTTACAAGCGTCCTAATTGTGGTCAGTGCCACTGCAGAATAACTGTGTGCCGCTTTGGGGACAATAACAGAATGACATATTTCTGTCCTCACTGTCAAAAAGAAAATCCTCAACATGTTGACATATG CAAGCTACCGACTAGAAATACTATAATCAGTTGGACATCTAGCAGGGTGGATCATGTTATGGACTCCGTGGCTCAGAAGTCGGAAGAGCACTGGACCTGTGTGGTGTGTACTTTAATCAATAAACCCTCTTCTAAGGCATGTGATGCTTGCTTGACCTCAAGGCCTATTG aTTCAGTGCTCAAGAGTGAAGAAAATTCTACTGTCTTTAGCCACTTAATGAAGTACCCATGTAATACTTTTGGAAAACCTCATACAGAAGTCAAGATCAACAGGAAAACTGCATTTGGAACCACAACTCTTGTCTTGACTGATTTTAGCAATAAATCCAGTactttggaaagaaaaacaaagcaaaaccagaTACTAGATGAGGAGTTTCAAAACTCTCCTCCTACTGATGTTTGTTTGAATGATATACAGCACCCCTCCAAGAAGACAACAAACGATATAACTCAACTATCCAGCAAAGTAAACATATCACCTACAATCAGTTCAGAATCTAAATTATTTAGTCCAGCacataaaaaactgaaaacagcccACTACTCATCACCAGAGCTTAAAAGCTGCAACCCTGGATATTCTAACAG TGGCCCTTGTACCTTAAATCCTGACAGCCCTCGCTGCAGTAAACACAACCGCCTCTGCATTCTCCAAGTTGTGAGGAAGGATGGGGAAAACAAGGGCAGGCAGTTTTATGCCTGTCCTCTACCTAGAGAAGCACAATGTGGATTTTTTGAA TGGGCAGATTTGTCCTTCCCATTCTGCAACCATGGCAAGCGTtccatcatgagaacagtattgaAGATTGGACCTAACAATGGaaaggatttttttgtgtgtcctcttggGAAGGAAAAACAATGCAATTTTTTCCAGTGGGCAGAAAATGGACCAGGAATAAAAATTATTCCTGGATGCTAA